The Flavobacteriales bacterium genome includes the window GGAATTTCCCATTATTAATGGCTGCTTGGAAAATTGCTCCCGCTTTAGCAACAGGAAATACCGTAGTATTAAAACCTGCTGAAACAACTCCATTAACAGCATTGAAGTTAGCAGAAATTATACAAGAGGCAGGCTTGCCTGATGGAGTGGTAAACATTATAACTGGTGCTGGCGAAACAGGTGCTGCTATTGTTAACCACAACGATGTAGATAAAATTGCATTTACAGGGTCAACGGGAGTTGGAAAAATTATCCAAAATGCTGTTGCTGGTACAAACAAAAAAGTAACGCTAGAATTGGGTGGTAAAGCTGCTAACATTATTTTTGAAGACGCTGCTTTAGACCAAGCAGTAGAAGGAATTATCAATGGTATTTATTTTAATCAAGGTCACGTTTGTTGTGCGGGTTCTCGTTTGTTTGTGGAAGAATCCGTCTATGGTATTGTGTTACGAAAATTGAAAGACCGAATGGATAACTTGATTGTTGGAAATCCGTTAGATAAGAACACAGATATTGGTGCAATTAACTCTAAAGAACAATTAACTACCATCAACAATTATTTAAAAATTGGTGCAAAAGAAGGTGGCGAAATGTATCAATCCAACTGCTCAGTTCCAAAAAAAGGATTTTGGTGTAAACCAACTTTATTTACCAATGTTTCTCAATCAAATCGTATTGTTCAAGAAGAAATTTTTGGACCTGTTTTAGCGATTCAAACATTTAGAACAGTTAGCGAGGTAATTGAAAAAGCAAACAACACTCCTTTTGGTTTGTCGGCAGGAGTTTGGACTGATAAAGGCTCTAAATTGTTCAACCTCTCGTCGCAATTAAAAGCTGGAATTATTTGGGGTAATACCTATAATAAATTTGACCCAACTTCTCCATTTGGAGGTTATAAAGAAAGTGGGTTTGGTAGAGAAGGTGGTTTACATGGATTGAAACCGTACCTTAAGTTTTAATGAGATATTAAGCTAATTTGATAATGTCATAATTAAAAAATTAATAACTAAAACTAAAAAGCAAACATTAGCTAATTAATTTAATATCTCATTAGCCAATTAGTAAAAAGATGCAGTTTACAGACAATCCAAAATACAAAGATAATGTTATTCTTAAATTAACTTTTGAGTTTGCAGTAGGTATTGTTAAATATTCTGAGGAGTTAGATGCGGTTCGAAAATATAGTATTGCGAATCAAATTTTGAGATCAGGAACTTCGATTGGAGCGAATGTTAAAGAGGCTCAAAATGCAGAAAGTAAAAAAGATTTTATACATAAATTAAAAATAGCACTTAAAGAAGCTGATGAATTAGAATATTGGTTGTTTCTCTGTAACGAAGTAGAATCATACCCATCTTCAAATGAATTGCTTGAAAAATTAGTAGAAATAAAAAAGATACTGAATAAAATTGTTTCATCCTCAAAATTAAATGTGTGAATTGAAACAATTAGCTAATTATCACATCAACCAATTATCTAATTAATAATGAGAATAGAAATATTGAAAACCTACAAAATATATATCGGTGGTAAATTTCCAAGAACAGAATCGGGGAGGTTTTACACGCCTAAAAATGGACTTACTCCATTAGGTAATATTTGTTTGTCGTCGCGAAAAGATTTTAGAAACGCAGTAGTTGCTGCTCGAGCTGCTTTTGATGGCTGGTCGGGTGCTACAGCTTACAACCGTAGTCAAGTTTTATACAGAATTGCCGAAATGCTGGAAGGCAGAAAAGCACAATTTGTTGATGAATTGATGAAACAAGGCTCTACAAAAGCTGCAGCCGAAAAAGAAGTAAACGGTTCTATTGATAGAATTATTTACTATGCTGGGTGGTGCGATAAGTATATGCAACTATTTAGTGCTGTAAATCCAGTGGCAACTTCTCATTTTAACTTTACTGTTCCAGAGCCTACAGGTGTGGTTTCAATTTTAGCTCCCGAAGACACGAGTTTAATAGGGTTAGTTTCAAGTATAATTCCTGTAATTGCATCGGGTAATACTTGTGTGGTGTTGGCTTCTGAAAACAAACCCTTGTGTGCAATAACTTTTGCAGAGGTTATCAATTCATCTGACGTGCCGGGTGGCGTAATTAATATTTTAACTGGAACAAGAAAAGAGTTGCGTTCACACATGGCGTCGCACATGGATGTAAATGCACTGCTTTATACTGGTGGTGATAAAAAAGAATCGTTAGAAATAAAAAAATTAGCGGTTGATAATTTAAAGCGAGTGGTGGTAAGAGATTTTACAGCGGTTTATGATGCAACACACAACAATCCATATTACATGGAAGATTTTGTAGAAATGAAAACAACTTGGCACCCGATTGAAAAAATTGGTGCATCGGGAAGTGGATATTGAGAAGATGGAAGTTGGAAGACGGAAGTCCGAAGTTGGCTATGAGCGTTGGCTTCCCCTCTTGAGAGAGGCAGGGGTGTGTTTTTGAATTAAAAAGAAGTAAGTTACGATTTAGAAAAATAAAAAATGACAAGAGAAGAATTATTGATGACTGCTATTAAAGCAGCTTTAAAAGGTGGAGAGGAAATTCTTGCCGTTTACGAATCGGAATTTGCTGTAGAACAGAAAGAAGATAGAACGCCTTTAACACAAGCGGATAAAAATGCGCATCTGGCCATTGCTAAATTATTGGAAAAAACTGCTTTGCCTGTGTTGAGTGAAGAAGGGAAACAAACCGCTTACGAAACCCGAAAGTCGTGGAAACAATTTTGGATGGTTGACCCTTTAGATGGTACTAGAGAATTTGTAAAACGCAACGGTGAGTTTACGGTAAACATTGCCTTAATTGAAAACGGCGAAGCTACCATGGGCGTAATTTATGTGCCTGTAACCGAAGAATTGTATTTTTCTGATATGGCTATTGGAGCCTTTAAGTGCAACTCTAACCCCTCCACTCAACACCCATCACTCATCACTCTTATTGCAAAATCAAACAAACTTCCTTTAAAGCAAGATAGAAAAAACTTTGTAGTAGTTGGTAGTCGTTCGCACATGAGCCCAGAAACGGAAGCGTACATGAACGAACAAAAAACCATACATGCCGAAGTAGATATGCTTTCGAAAGGTAGCTCGTTAAAACTGTGTATGGTTGCCGAAGGCAGTGCCGATAGTTACCCACGTTTTGCACCAACCATGGAGTGGGACACTGCTGCAGGACAAGCCATTGCTGTTGCTTCTGGTGCTGAGGTAATTAATTGGGAAACCAAAAAGCGTATGCAGTATAACAAAGAAAATTTGTTAAATACGTGGTTTTTGGTAGCTAGAAATTAAAAAATTAATTGATTATTTAACCTGAGTTCGATATAACTTATTACTAAATCTTTCTTCTAGCATTCCTGCGGAGGCAGGAATCCAGCTTTAAAACTGATTTTAGTTTAATTTCTGGTTTCCTTGTCAAGCAAGGAATGAAATTAATCTAAAACCTGTACTAAGGTTTTTTAAATCCCTCGATGTGCTTGTGCGAACCATCACAGTTGGGTTTCTTTTTGGTAAAGCCACAGGTGCAATCGTTAAAGCCAAAACCATCAAGGATTTGTTGTGTATATTTTTCTATTCGTGTTACACGAGTGGCAGATTGTTTTGGAGCAGAAAAATATAAGTTGTAGGCTCTTTGTCTGCCTGGGGTTAATGCCTCAAAAGCAGTTTTAAAAGCACTATTTTCATCTAATTTCTTTTGAAATTCTTCAGGATAGGTAAGGTCTGTACTCTTTTTAAAATCTATTTTTAAACCCAGTTTTTCTACTTCTATGGCTTCAAAAATGTAGGCTTTTAAAATGGGTTTTAGCTCCATTATTTGTTGAGCATTGGTAAACCGAATTTGCCTGCCCGACTGGACATTTTCTGTTTGTTGAATTAAAATATTTTCGGTGTCTTTTAGTAAAACACCTTTCATAAACAGTAATGCACAGTATTCTTTAAAACCATGAATTAAAACAATGTTACTGCCTTTAACCGTATAGCAAGGGTGCATCCATTTAAAATCCTCCTCCAACCCACATTCTAAAATAATGGACCTCAAGAGCGCTAATTCTTTTTGCCACTTTTTGGTTTTGTTTAAAAATTCATCAACTTTTGGGTTCATAAGTTTTGTTGGGCAAAATTATTACTACTTTTTGTTTTGAATATATATAAACCTCTCTAAACCATCTTTATTCTTAACAATCTCACCATCAGGTAAGTAATATTCATTAACCGCTTTGTTTTTTCCAAATTTGAATTCTTTAGAACGTAATTTACCATTATCATAAAACCTAATTTCAGATATTATCACACCTTTATGGTTGGAGGTAATAATTTCACTTATAATCCCATTTTTATAGTAAATCCATTGCCCTATGCGCAGAGGGTATTTACCTTTTTTTGTGACAACCCCTTCTATTGCTAATTCTCCAGATTGATTATAAATTCTATTAAAGCCATTTTCTAAGGCATAAACGCATGAAATATTTATTTGTGAAAATTCTCCGTCAGTTCCAGTGGAATCATTTGAACAACTCATTGTGTCAACATGTATTATTTGTTTTTCAAAATTCTGACAATATAGTGTCGAACAAAGAGTAATAAATAAAAAAAAGAAAACAGATTGTTTCATATATAAGGAAATTTTATCCTTTGTTTGTGGTTTTCATTGCTAATTTACCCGCTAAATACGCCATGGGTATATAAGCACCAATTAAATCAACACAAGTAAACCACATTGGAGAAGGGAGCATTAAAACATTTATAGTACCGCCCAATAAATACCAAGCACCTACACCTAAAGCAAAGTACATTTTTTTAGTTGAGGCAATTAACGCGGCTATGTAAGCACCAACCAATGTACCTATGGCATGAGCCAAAAAGGGCATCAAAAAATGCTTGGGTTCAAACAAGTGCATGGCTGCTTCTAAACCTTCCATGGTGGTAACATCAGCACCTTGGGGTGGAGGAATTACTGAGCCACTAATTAGTATTATACCCATGTTTACTGAGCCTCCAGCTACTACTCCAGCTATTACTCCAAGTATGTTTTTTACGGTTGTATTCATTGTTTTTAAATTTAAAATTTCCTTCGACAAGCTCAGGATGACAACTATTTTAGTTTAGCATCAATGGCAGCAATTCTTTTATTGTTTAACACAATTTGGTCTTCAATGTAGCTGTGGTAATGTTTTTTCAATTCTTTATTTGCCGATGTTTTTAATTGGTCGTTTAAATACTTGCCGTATTGTAACAAGCCTTTCTTTTGGCATTCCAATAATTTTTGAGAAAATTTTTTCTTGTCGGTTGAAGAAACTGTAGCCATAGTTTTAAAATTTGGGTTACCCAAATATAACTAAAAAAGTTAAGGTTATCAGTCAATAATAATGTCAAAACTATCTAACAATCCTTTTAATTCGCTAGCCGAAAACTTTGCTTTTTTAATGTTGTTTTTTTGAGGATTAATGGAGTAATGGTATGACGAACGAAAATCTACTTTTTCTAATACTGTTTGGTCAAAAATTGCGTTTGCCAAATCGCAGTTGTGAAATGTAGAACCATTTAGGTCGGCTTCTGTAAAATCAACTTCTTGCAGGTCGCAATCTTTAAACCTAGTATTATTTAACTTTAATTTGTAAAACGAAGCCAAATTGAGTTTGCATTTCTCAAACGAAAACGACAATAAAAATGGATTGCACTCATCAAAACGTAAGCCGAGCATTTTACAATTTTTAAATTCTACTTCTTTAAAAGAGGTGTTCCCTATTTTGGTTAAGCTAAAATCGCAGTCGTTAAAAATACAAGTTGTAAAAGTCGTTTTTGATAAATGAGCATTGGTAAAAACAACATTAATAAAGGTGCAGTTTTGGTAGTTAACCTCTTCGGTTGTTTGTTCGCTAAAAGTTATGCCATTAAAAGTCTGGTCTTCAATATAAATTCTACCCATCACTTTGTTTTTAATGGCAATTTTTAAACAAATAATTTTTTTAATTCGGTAGCTTCTTTTGGGTCCATTTTTCCAGCTAAAATTAAGCTCAATTGTCTTCTTCGTAAAGCGCCGTCGTATCTTTTTTTCTCTTCTTCGGTTTCAGCAATTACCTCAGGTACACTTATCGGATTACCAATTTGATCAACTGCTACAAAAGTGTAAATCGCGTTGTTACATTGTTTTCTAACACCAGTTCGGTGGTCTTCTACAAACACATCAATAAATACCTCCATTGATGAGTTAAATGTTCGAGAAACCTTGGCTTCAAGTGTTACAATATCGCCCAAACGGATAGGGTGAGAAAACGAAACATTGTTTACCGATGCAGTAACCACCACTCGATTACAACAACGATGTGCCGAAATTGCCGAAGCAATATCCATCCAATGCAACAAACGTCCGCCCATTAAGTTGTTTAAGGTGTTGGTGTCGTTGGGCAACACTATTTCTGTCATTATTGCTTTAGTTGATTCTGCTGTTTTTGTTTTACTCATAATAATGGTTTTTATGGTGTAAAGTTAACTACAAATCATTAACAAAATCTGTAATTAACCTGAAACAATCTTCAAATTCGGTGAGTGGTAAAGTAGCAGCTTTATCATCAATATCGTGATAGGCTTTTATCCCGCCCAAGGTATAAATAAATACAGCTGGAACGCCTTTTTCGGAGAACCAATAATGGTCGCTGTTAGCTGCTTTACCACGAATTTTAATGTCTTTTAAATAATTTTTTTGTTGGTTGATGGCTACTAATTTATCAAAATGAGATTGATAAACTGAGCCATTTACTACTTGAATACCATCATCACCCGTTCCAAGTAAATCCAAATTGATTAAAAAATTGATTTGATTGAGTGGAAACAACGGGTTTTCGATATATAACTTTGAACCAATAATACCCGATTCTTCGGCACCAAAAGCCATAAACACGATGGTTTTTTCTGGTTGATTTTTACTGTAATGCTCAGCTAAATTTAACAACATGGCAACTCCACTGGCATTATCGTTTGCTCCAGGAAAATAAACGCCTTTTCCCATTCTACCAAGGTGGTCGTAATGTGCAGAAAAAACTACAACAGAATCGGGGTATTTAGAACCAACCACTTTTCCGATTACATTTTGCGATTGATAGTTGGGTAAAAATTGTTGATCGAGATGAATAGATAAAATTTTAGCTTGTTTTTTTAAGGAATTACGCATTATTTTTAACGTTACGTAATCGTCGAGCTTAGTAGATAAGCTGTGCGTTAATTTTTCGTTTTCCAATAAAACAATTCCCGAAGCACCAATACTGTTTGATTTTAGCAACTCAAATTCAGTTTCTTTACCTGCAATATCTATATCGTCGATTACCACAAATTTGTTTTCAAAAAAGCGCTCGTTAGCTAATTTCTTTAATTGTTTTTTTGTCGGAATATTTGCTTTGTTGTACCAAATCAAATTAAAATTACCTTCCATTTTACACGATTTTGGCATCACTAAAAAATCAACACCAGGGGTTAATTTGTTTTTATCGATAAAAACGGTGGTTAGGTTCGGGAATGTATTGATGGGGTAGCTGAATGGCTGAATAAAATTATCTTTAATTGGCTTAAGGGTTAATCGAGTAAATTCCTTTTCAATAAACTGAGCGGCTCTTTTTTCACCATCATTTACAACACCTCTACCATCAAAACTAGCAGAAGTTAAGGTGTCAATAATTTGTTTGGCGTAAGCAATGTTTTGAGCATCAACACGCTGTGTGAAAATGATTATTAGAAGTAAGAAAAATGATTTAGTATTCAAGTTAACTCATTTTGTTATAATTTATAAAAGAAAGGGCTAGCCACATAGTTTCATAGTTTGTTCAATATAGTAGGTTAAATAAAAAAGGAGAGAACAATAGGTTTCTCCCGATTTATCGGGAGAAGTATGTGAAACTTGCAAAACTCTTTTTTGGTCATAGTAAGCTATGTTTCTATGTGGTTAAAATTTACAAAAACCTACGTTCAACCAATTGGTAAAAACTAATTACACGTTCGTTTTCAGTATCCCAATTTAATGTAGCATTCGTTTTAGTTAAAATTTCTTGAGCTTCAATTAGAGAGCTACAAGAATCTATTGCTTTAACAGTATCGTTGAATAATGCCATGTCTTTTTTAAACAATTCGTTTGCAAACAAGTAGCGGTCGTTTAACGAAAAAGCGTCTTTTAATGAAGAGATAGGGGTATGTAAAAACTTATCGCTTACCGACGATTTAGTGGTTTTTGTTGGCGATGTTTTTTCAATTTTTATTTCTTGGGCAACTGGTCGTGATTCAACAACTTGTTCAGTTTCAGCTTTTAATTCTTGCTCAAGCGTATCCTCTATAACAGGCTCAGGTGTTTTTTCAATAATAGGAGTGGGTTCTTTAATCTCAACGGCTTGTGGTTGCTTGTTTGAAGAGCGCCTGTTTTCTTCTTTTTGTTGAATTTTATATTTTAACACAGCTGACAACTCCTGCAGTTTGTTAATTTTAGACATTAACACACTTACTTCCAAAGAAGGTAAATACTCTTTGCCCGTAAATCGCTCAGAATGCTCTGTAATATTCGCTAAAATTTGATTGATTTCTTTACGTAATTGTTCGATTTCCATGATACTTAACAAGAGTTATTTCAGACAATAAAATTAACAAATTAAATGGTGTTTTAAACCGCTACAAAGAACAAGTTTTATAATTATCCCATTGAGTGAATACCAACAACACTGCCTTCGGTATCCATAATGTAAGCACAAAAGCCATTAGCACCAATACTAAATTTGGGTTGAACTATTTTTCCGCCTGCTTGTTCTACTTTAGCTAAAACATTATCCATTGCAGGGTTGGCATTTAAATACACAAATGTACCTTGTCCGCTTGGAACGTGGTATTCCCCTTCTGCAATTGCTCCAGATGCTTTTCCTGTTCCTGGCTCAAAAGGAAACATGGCAAATTTTGCTCCGTCCATTTCCATTTCTACCATTTCTATATCAAAAATAGTTTCATAAAATTTTTTGCTTCTTTTTAAATTTGTGGCAGGTATTTCAAACCAATTTAATGCATTTGTAGTGCTGTCCATTTTGTAGTTTTTTCGATTAGTGTTTAAATTTAGGAAAAAGGAGTTAGAATTTTAAAAAACAGTCAAGGTTTTGTTAAAAACCAACATACTATTTTGTTAGTGAATACTTCATTAATTTCTTGTTGTAATTGTTCAATTTCCATAACTTCGACAAGTTTAAATTTAACAAAAAAGAATTCGATAGTTTTTTGCTGTTGAAACCAATATTTAGCACATGTTTTTAGAAAACGCCATAAACCCTTCACAAAAAAGAGGAT containing:
- a CDS encoding aldehyde dehydrogenase family protein, coding for MTKKTIKINFDTGWDLAPAPESTSHIQLNEQYELFIGGKWVKPSSGKYFPTINPATEEKIAMIAEANEKDVDKAVKAARKAYTDVWSKMPASERGKYIYRIARLIQEKAREFAVIESMDGGKPIRESRDVDVPLAAAHFFYYAGWADKLDYAFPNRKPQSLGVAGQITPWNFPLLMAAWKIAPALATGNTVVLKPAETTPLTALKLAEIIQEAGLPDGVVNIITGAGETGAAIVNHNDVDKIAFTGSTGVGKIIQNAVAGTNKKVTLELGGKAANIIFEDAALDQAVEGIINGIYFNQGHVCCAGSRLFVEESVYGIVLRKLKDRMDNLIVGNPLDKNTDIGAINSKEQLTTINNYLKIGAKEGGEMYQSNCSVPKKGFWCKPTLFTNVSQSNRIVQEEIFGPVLAIQTFRTVSEVIEKANNTPFGLSAGVWTDKGSKLFNLSSQLKAGIIWGNTYNKFDPTSPFGGYKESGFGREGGLHGLKPYLKF
- a CDS encoding four helix bundle protein; this encodes MQFTDNPKYKDNVILKLTFEFAVGIVKYSEELDAVRKYSIANQILRSGTSIGANVKEAQNAESKKDFIHKLKIALKEADELEYWLFLCNEVESYPSSNELLEKLVEIKKILNKIVSSSKLNV
- a CDS encoding aldehyde dehydrogenase family protein — translated: MRIEILKTYKIYIGGKFPRTESGRFYTPKNGLTPLGNICLSSRKDFRNAVVAARAAFDGWSGATAYNRSQVLYRIAEMLEGRKAQFVDELMKQGSTKAAAEKEVNGSIDRIIYYAGWCDKYMQLFSAVNPVATSHFNFTVPEPTGVVSILAPEDTSLIGLVSSIIPVIASGNTCVVLASENKPLCAITFAEVINSSDVPGGVINILTGTRKELRSHMASHMDVNALLYTGGDKKESLEIKKLAVDNLKRVVVRDFTAVYDATHNNPYYMEDFVEMKTTWHPIEKIGASGSGY
- the cysQ gene encoding 3'(2'),5'-bisphosphate nucleotidase CysQ; translated protein: MTAIKAALKGGEEILAVYESEFAVEQKEDRTPLTQADKNAHLAIAKLLEKTALPVLSEEGKQTAYETRKSWKQFWMVDPLDGTREFVKRNGEFTVNIALIENGEATMGVIYVPVTEELYFSDMAIGAFKCNSNPSTQHPSLITLIAKSNKLPLKQDRKNFVVVGSRSHMSPETEAYMNEQKTIHAEVDMLSKGSSLKLCMVAEGSADSYPRFAPTMEWDTAAGQAIAVASGAEVINWETKKRMQYNKENLLNTWFLVARN
- a CDS encoding YdeI/OmpD-associated family protein; the encoded protein is MNPKVDEFLNKTKKWQKELALLRSIILECGLEEDFKWMHPCYTVKGSNIVLIHGFKEYCALLFMKGVLLKDTENILIQQTENVQSGRQIRFTNAQQIMELKPILKAYIFEAIEVEKLGLKIDFKKSTDLTYPEEFQKKLDENSAFKTAFEALTPGRQRAYNLYFSAPKQSATRVTRIEKYTQQILDGFGFNDCTCGFTKKKPNCDGSHKHIEGFKKP
- a CDS encoding pentapeptide repeat-containing protein; translated protein: MGRIYIEDQTFNGITFSEQTTEEVNYQNCTFINVVFTNAHLSKTTFTTCIFNDCDFSLTKIGNTSFKEVEFKNCKMLGLRFDECNPFLLSFSFEKCKLNLASFYKLKLNNTRFKDCDLQEVDFTEADLNGSTFHNCDLANAIFDQTVLEKVDFRSSYHYSINPQKNNIKKAKFSASELKGLLDSFDIIID
- a CDS encoding acyl-CoA thioesterase — encoded protein: MSKTKTAESTKAIMTEIVLPNDTNTLNNLMGGRLLHWMDIASAISAHRCCNRVVVTASVNNVSFSHPIRLGDIVTLEAKVSRTFNSSMEVFIDVFVEDHRTGVRKQCNNAIYTFVAVDQIGNPISVPEVIAETEEEKKRYDGALRRRQLSLILAGKMDPKEATELKKLFV
- a CDS encoding M20/M25/M40 family metallo-hydrolase — protein: MNTKSFFLLLIIIFTQRVDAQNIAYAKQIIDTLTSASFDGRGVVNDGEKRAAQFIEKEFTRLTLKPIKDNFIQPFSYPINTFPNLTTVFIDKNKLTPGVDFLVMPKSCKMEGNFNLIWYNKANIPTKKQLKKLANERFFENKFVVIDDIDIAGKETEFELLKSNSIGASGIVLLENEKLTHSLSTKLDDYVTLKIMRNSLKKQAKILSIHLDQQFLPNYQSQNVIGKVVGSKYPDSVVVFSAHYDHLGRMGKGVYFPGANDNASGVAMLLNLAEHYSKNQPEKTIVFMAFGAEESGIIGSKLYIENPLFPLNQINFLINLDLLGTGDDGIQVVNGSVYQSHFDKLVAINQQKNYLKDIKIRGKAANSDHYWFSEKGVPAVFIYTLGGIKAYHDIDDKAATLPLTEFEDCFRLITDFVNDL
- a CDS encoding VOC family protein, yielding MDSTTNALNWFEIPATNLKRSKKFYETIFDIEMVEMEMDGAKFAMFPFEPGTGKASGAIAEGEYHVPSGQGTFVYLNANPAMDNVLAKVEQAGGKIVQPKFSIGANGFCAYIMDTEGSVVGIHSMG